A single Desulfobaculum xiamenense DNA region contains:
- a CDS encoding flagellar basal body-associated FliL family protein, whose product MADEQLEAPKSEKKKGGMLKWIIILVVLLGLVAAGFFAWPIIKNQLLGGEAPANATQETEAQPMAPAAQPGETELVTLPTFVVNLADPLGRRYLKLTLSVEVANKESAEVLGKSEAKVRDAIILLLSSKTFSELSSIDAKLELKDEIVKRLNQIMGGSSILRVYFTEMVVQ is encoded by the coding sequence GTGGCCGACGAACAACTCGAAGCCCCGAAAAGCGAAAAGAAAAAGGGCGGCATGCTCAAGTGGATCATCATCCTCGTGGTCCTTCTGGGCCTCGTGGCCGCTGGCTTCTTCGCATGGCCCATCATCAAGAACCAGCTCCTCGGTGGTGAGGCCCCGGCCAATGCCACGCAGGAGACCGAGGCGCAGCCCATGGCCCCCGCCGCCCAGCCCGGCGAGACGGAACTCGTGACGCTGCCGACCTTCGTGGTCAACCTCGCGGACCCGCTGGGCAGGCGTTACCTGAAGCTCACCCTGTCCGTGGAGGTCGCCAACAAGGAATCCGCCGAAGTCCTCGGCAAGTCCGAAGCCAAGGTCCGCGACGCCATCATCCTGCTCCTGTCCAGCAAGACCTTCTCCGAGCTTTCGAGCATCGACGCGAAGCTGGAGCTGAAGGACGAAATCGTGAAGCGCCTGAACCAGATCATGGGCGGCTCGTCCATCCTGCGCGTGTACTTCACGGAAATGGTGGTCCAATAG
- the fliN gene encoding flagellar motor switch protein FliN, with protein sequence MEKELDQDQLAAEWAAALEDDGSSKPAGGGDSGVDDDALAAEWAAALAEDEAAGMQQEQAQRQLSAQSSDAVFKDLTDEAKAPRPDRTKRDLDFILDIPLDVSAELGRTKLLINELLQLGQGSVIELNKLAGEPLEIYVNGKLVARGEAVVINEKFGVRLTDIISPIERVKQLG encoded by the coding sequence ATGGAAAAGGAACTCGATCAGGATCAACTGGCTGCCGAATGGGCCGCAGCGCTTGAGGACGACGGCTCGTCAAAGCCCGCAGGCGGCGGAGATTCCGGCGTCGACGACGATGCGCTGGCCGCCGAATGGGCCGCAGCGCTGGCCGAGGACGAGGCGGCGGGCATGCAGCAGGAGCAGGCCCAGCGCCAGCTCTCCGCTCAAAGCTCTGACGCGGTGTTCAAGGATTTGACGGACGAGGCCAAGGCTCCGCGCCCGGACCGCACCAAGCGAGACCTCGACTTCATCCTCGACATCCCGCTGGACGTCTCGGCGGAACTGGGCCGCACCAAGTTGCTCATCAACGAACTTCTCCAGCTCGGCCAGGGTTCGGTCATCGAACTGAACAAGCTGGCTGGCGAGCCGCTGGAAATCTACGTCAACGGCAAGCTGGTAGCGCGCGGCGAGGCCGTGGTCATCAACGAGAAATTCGGCGTGCGCCTCACCGACATCATAAGCCCCATCGAGCGGGTCAAGCAGCTCGGCTAG
- the fliO gene encoding flagellar biosynthetic protein FliO, with protein sequence MTRTSGTSPIAACALLVAVLAPVAALAAGESAAAVPVPGTDLGAASLRAVGGLLLVLSILLGGFWLLKRFGARAGFGMQARGLLKVEGQLPIGPKKNIVVVRFLNKHLVLGVTDSSINLLTETEIGDDDTQPDFSQTLDKAQGDPR encoded by the coding sequence ATGACACGCACTTCCGGCACATCCCCCATCGCGGCCTGCGCGCTACTCGTCGCCGTTCTCGCCCCTGTGGCGGCTCTGGCGGCGGGCGAGAGCGCGGCCGCCGTGCCCGTTCCCGGCACCGACCTCGGCGCGGCGTCGCTTCGCGCCGTGGGCGGGCTTCTGCTCGTGCTGTCCATTCTGCTCGGGGGCTTCTGGCTCCTCAAGCGGTTCGGCGCGCGGGCGGGCTTCGGCATGCAGGCCCGGGGTCTGCTCAAGGTCGAAGGACAACTGCCCATCGGACCCAAGAAAAACATCGTCGTGGTCCGGTTCTTGAATAAGCATCTGGTGCTCGGGGTCACCGACTCCAGCATCAATCTGCTAACCGAAACGGAAATCGGCGATGACGACACTCAGCCAGACTTCTCGCAGACTCTCGACAAGGCGCAAGGCGA